In one Oryza glaberrima chromosome 2, OglaRS2, whole genome shotgun sequence genomic region, the following are encoded:
- the LOC127764177 gene encoding uncharacterized protein LOC127764177 translates to MASFTPSRAPLPPLLDQREELLGTSNDHEGRGFSWLTAMGFLFLSFNSGVAIYRSQGDAGSIAFVTFSYVGLVLLFWVLRRFDGAAVSLQSRRKRVLVTVWVLSGLLTVLFGWKVATVMPLPIAAVVWAMAVTAMAGLSWAFSFFGEEPPSAAEMESWV, encoded by the coding sequence ATGGCTTCTTTTACTCCATCccgtgcgccgctgccgccactacTTGATCAAAGGGAGGAGTTGCTGGGGACCTCAAACGACCATGAGGGGCGGGGCTTCTCGTGGCTCACCGCCATGGGCTTCCTCTTCCTTAGCTTCAACTCCGGCGTGGCGATCTACCGCTCTCAGGGAGACGCCGGATCCATCGCGTTCGTGACCTTCTCCTATGTCGGCCTCGTGCTGCTGTTCTGGGTCCTGAGGAGGTttgacggcgccgccgtctccctgCAGTCACGGAGAAAGCGTGTGTTGGTGACTGTGTGGGTGCTCTCCGGTTTGCTTACAGTCCTGTTCGGGTGGAAGGTGGCCACCGTGATGCCGCTGCCCATAGCTGCAGTCGTCTGGGCTATGGCAGTGACTGCCATGGCCGGCTTGTCCTGGGCCTTCAGCTTCTTTGGTGAGGAGCCCCCTTCTGCTGCCGAGATGGAATCGTGGGTATAA
- the LOC127761754 gene encoding uncharacterized protein LOC127761754, producing the protein MDRTWMYNTKRAHPTFLKEVAKFVELAKAHVVRENLRSIFCRCKVCKNEILLQDPNEVLSHIVERRFKKGYEIWTFHGEVGGRIEELDDFCFDDAENFIIEDMSQGNILEYGGLGIENEGIDFDLEDMLRHVEPEVLTGARRGLDNWEALEKAAKELLYDEAKGCDKDYSVQRSVLELLRLKARHGWSDTSFNDLMDLLTVMIPKPNLLPTNTYQAKKLICLLSLSVQKIHACESHCILYRKEFTDLDSCPTCGTSRYKTGNGAFDREVVDKDDAPVDENKKIPRMVMWYLPVKDRLKRLYSNRNDAELMRWHQEGRKNDGKI; encoded by the coding sequence ATGGATCGGACATGGATGTACAACACGAAAAGAGCTCATCCAACGTTCTTGAAGGAAGTAGCCAAATTTGTTGAGCTCGCAAAGGCACATGTTGTAAGGGAGAATTTAAGGAGCATTTTTTGCCGATGCAAAGTTTGTAAGAACGAAATCTTGCTGCAAGATCCGAATGAAGTATTGTCGCACATCGTAGAACGAAGATTTAAGAAGGGCTACGAGATATGGACTTTTCATGGGGAAGTCGGTGGTCGTATCGAAGAGTTAGATGATTTCTGTTTTGATGATGCAGAAAATTTTATAATCGAAGACATGTCACAGGGAAACATCCTGGAATACGGTGGCTTAGGTATAGAGAATGAAGGTATTGATTTTGATCTGGAAGATATGTTGCGGCACGTTGAACCAGAGGTCCTAACTGGTGCAAGACGAGGGTTGGACAATTGGGAAGCGTTGGAAAAAGCAGCAAAGGAGCTTCTGTACGACGAAGCCAAAGGATGCGACAAGGACTATTCGGTCCAGCGCTCGGTGCTCGAACTTCTCAGATTGAAGGCCAGACATGGATGGTCGGACACGAGCTTCAATGatttgatggatcttttgaCAGTTATGATTCCTAAGCCGAACCTACTACCGACGAACACATATCAAGCGAAGAAATTGATATGTTTATTGTCTCTAAGTGTTCAGAAGATCCATGCATGTGAAAGTCATTGCATACTGTACCGCAAGGAATTCACGGATTTAGACTCTTGCCCAACATGTGGGACGAGTCGGTACAAGACGGGCAATGGAGCCTTCGATAGAGAGGTTGTCGACAAAGATGATGCACCGGTGGATGAGAACAAAAAGATTCCTAGGATGGTGATGTGGTACCTGCCAGTTAAAGATCGCCTGAAGCGGCTATATTCCAACCGAAATGACGCCGAGTTGATGAGATGGCACCAAGAGGGTAGGAAAAATGACGGTAAGATCTGA
- the LOC127763944 gene encoding uncharacterized protein LOC127763944, with translation MLLPLHQLTGDRAPSMASNARKRAVALAMALITLLTADSGWAIYLSRGDKRSVASIVLAYVYLVLLAWRVACHQQPSPGKGSRLVAQVLEVTIVCLTLPLTLLLASQLRRILPPVSSELLLPVSAAAAVVAFFLVFVLKHAWSNEQSQEATLPLVQPLQKQ, from the exons ATGCTATTACCTCTTCATCAGCTAACCGGCGATCGAGCTCCATCAATGGCTTCTAATGCCAGGAAGCGTGCTGTCGCCTTGGCCATGGCGCTAATTACCTTGCTCACCGCAGACTCTGGCTGGGCCATATACCTATCCCGCGGCGACAAACGGTCGGTGGCGTCCATCGTGTTGGCGTACGTCTACCTTGTTCTGCTCGCATGGCGCGTCGCGTGCCACCAGCAGCCATCGCCGGGGAAAGGCTCCCGTCTGGTAGCCCAGGTACTCGAGGTGACCATCGTGTGCCTCACCCTGCCGCTCACCCTCTTGCTTGCTTCACAGCTGCGACGAATACTGCCACCGGTATCGTCGGAGCTGCTCCTGCCGGTGTCAGCCGCAGCCGCGGTCGTGGCCTTCTTCTTGGTCTTCGTTCTCAAACATGCCTG GTCTAATGAGCAAAGCCAGGAGGCAACGTTACCTCTTGTGCAACCGCTACAAAAGCAATGA